The sequence GTATACAACAACAACCAATTCTACAGAAAAAAGATGAAAGAAAAGGGAATCACACCAGAAGACATAAAAACATTAGAAGACATCAAAAAACTGCCATACACAACAAAAGAAGAACTAAGAGAGAATATGCCATTTGGCTTTCTGGTGACAGACTATCAAAATGTTGTAGAGGTTCATGCAACATCTGGTACAACCGGCGAGCCGATATTCATGTACTATACAATGAAGGATATTGAGAATTGGAGCGAGGTTATGGCTAGAAGCCTAGCGGCTGCAGGGCTTACAAAGAGGGATGTTCTCCAAATCACACCAAGCTTCAGCTTGTTTACAGGCGGCTTTGGATTCTTCTATGGGGCGAGAAGAATAGGGGCGACAATAATTCCGATAGGACCAGGATTTTCGAAGAGGCAGATATATACGATGATCAAGCTCGGCACAACAATGCTTGCTGGAATAGCCAACTATGCTATTAGGTTGGCTGAGGTTGCTTTTGAGATGGGTGTAGACCCTGCTAGAGATACTAGGGTTAGGAAAGGTGTCTTCGGAGCTGAGATGTGGAGTGACTCTCTGAGAAAGAAAATTGAAGAGATATGGAATATGGAGACATTTGATATTTACGGTATGGCAGAGCTTTACGGGCCTGGAGCGGCAATCGATTGTCAGCATCACAACGGTCTTCATGTTTGGGAGGATCACTTTATTGTTGAGGTTGTTGATCCGAAGACTGGTGAGCCTGTGGATGTTGAGGAGAAGGGGGAGCTAGTATTCACAACACTAACAAAAGATGCAATGCCACTAATAAGATATAGAACAAGAGACATATCGAGAATAATAGACGAAAACAAATGCCAATGCGGAAGAACACACATCAAAATAGACAGAATACAAGGAAGAACAGACGACATGTTCATAATAAACGGAGTTAACATATATCCACAAGCAATTGAAAATGTGCTAATGCAAAGCAAGCTTGTAGGCAACGAGTATCAGATAATAGTAAGTAAAAGGCCTTCAGGAGATAGCTTAACCATAGTGGTAGAGACCTCCAAAAAACTTGATGAAGCAGAGAAGATAATGCTTTCCAAAGATCTTGAAAAACAGCTGAGGGAGGTTATACTGGTTACGCCAAGGGTTGAGGTTGTCGACCCTGGGACACTACCCAGATTCGATGGAAAGGCAAAAAGGGTTGTGATCAAGTCTGAGGAATAGCCAACTTTAGAAAGGGGCTGAACTCTATGGATATAGATCCCCTTATTATCTTAGGCTATGCTATATCGCTCATAGTTTTGGTTATTGGCTTTTTCTATGCTGTGTATAAGGATCGTAGCGAGAAGGGTGCAAAGACTTTATGACCTCTATAGATTCAATAATTATGATTGCTGTAATGGTATTGACCATAGTCATTGGGTTTGCAGGCTATAGAGCTAGCAAATCATTCATGGGGTTTATGTTTGCAAATAAAACGCTGGGGCCATGGCTTCTATCATTCTCGATAATGGCAACATACTTTAGCGCTGCATCGTTCCTAAGTGGAGGCGGGGCAACATATCTATACAACCTGGGCTTTGGAGCTTGGTTAACAGCGTGGCACGTTAT comes from Ignisphaera sp. and encodes:
- a CDS encoding phenylacetate--CoA ligase encodes the protein MPDSWIYNPSLELLSRDELDKIKLQRLKEVVYRVYNNNQFYRKKMKEKGITPEDIKTLEDIKKLPYTTKEELRENMPFGFLVTDYQNVVEVHATSGTTGEPIFMYYTMKDIENWSEVMARSLAAAGLTKRDVLQITPSFSLFTGGFGFFYGARRIGATIIPIGPGFSKRQIYTMIKLGTTMLAGIANYAIRLAEVAFEMGVDPARDTRVRKGVFGAEMWSDSLRKKIEEIWNMETFDIYGMAELYGPGAAIDCQHHNGLHVWEDHFIVEVVDPKTGEPVDVEEKGELVFTTLTKDAMPLIRYRTRDISRIIDENKCQCGRTHIKIDRIQGRTDDMFIINGVNIYPQAIENVLMQSKLVGNEYQIIVSKRPSGDSLTIVVETSKKLDEAEKIMLSKDLEKQLREVILVTPRVEVVDPGTLPRFDGKAKRVVIKSEE